One Bremerella alba genomic window, AGTCAATGCGAGAGAGATGGTTGAGGACGAAAATTAGATTTTCGTGACCGGTAACCATGTTTGGTTAACCGATCACATTCCGCCGCCGCATCTCCTTGAGCTTCCTTAACCTAAAGGTCTTGCTTGGCGAGCCAGGGGATCATCCGGCTGAACGCTTCTTCGATCTTCTCGATCGACGTCGAATAACTAATTCTTAGTGAATTGTTGCAACTCTCACCGAACGCTTCCCCCGGTACAACGCACACGCCGATCTCTTCCAGCATTTTTAACGCGACGTTGCTGGCATTAATGTGGGATGGTAGCGATGGAAAAATAAAGAAACCACCCTGCGGCCAATAGCCAGTCAGGTGGGGAGTCTCGCTGACGAGTTGGACGATGCGATCTCGGCGACGGCGGTATTCTTTCACCATATGCTCAATACACTCATTGCCACCACGCAACGCCGCAACACCTGCCCACTGCGACGGCGTGTTGGCCACAGTCGTCGTGAACATATGATAACGCCGGAGCATCTTGATGGTCCCTTGGCTGGAGATCACCCAGCCGATTCGTAGCCCGGCCATCGAGAATGATTTCGAGAAACTACTGGCGATCATCACGTGATCCAGGTCGGACGCATGCCCTAGCACGCTGGCGTAATCGAGGTCATCCAAAATCAGGTGATCGTACACCTCGTCGCTAATCACTTTAACACCTTGATAGGCGGCTTCTTGGACGATTGTTTCAATGGTTTCTTGAGGGTATACAGCACCGGTCGGGTTGTTGGGCGAATTCAGGATAATAGCAAACGTACGTGGGCCGATGGCATTGATTACGTCTTGTGGATCCAATTGATGCCCGTGTTCGGCTCGGGTAGGAATCGGTTTCACTTCTCCACCATGCATACGAACCAACGGTGCATAGAGTGGAAAACAAGGGTCTGGTATTAAGAACTGCCGACCAGGTGCTGCCGTTACGCTAATCGACAGATACATCGCTTCGGTTGCCCCGGTCGTCACCAGGATGTTGTCTTCCGTGATTTCGCGGCCAGACCTCGCACTGTAGTAGCCGGCCAGTTCTTTCAACAATTCTGGTAAACCGGCGTCCATGGTGTAGCCGGTCTCTCCTTGTTGGAGAGCATGAATATAGGCATCGACGATGTGCTTAGGACAGGGAAAGTCAGGCTGGCCAATCGAAAGGTGGATCACGTTTTCCATAGACGCGGCAAGATTGACCATGCGGCGAATACCTGGCACAGGCAATGCACGAAGTGGAGGGCTCCATTCGAATGCGTCATCGGCGGTGGGAATCTTGAGACCGGAAATTAGCTTCTCGGACATTTCGCTCGACATGGCTCCAAATCCTCTGCACTAGTTTGTACGAATGAATTCGCTGGGAGTGGTTTGGGGTGCGACCAATGCATCTTGATCGATTTACGCTTTTCATTTCAAGATTAATTACAAACTCGCAAAGAAAAAGTTGTTCGCGGTTGGACTATTCGGCAAGAACCGATAGGATGCTTGGAACCATTCTGGTCACATCTCAACTTAGTCGTAGCGAGAACGCCCGCGGCTCGATTGCTTTGCAATCCACGCGTACTGACACACTTTCTCTTGTCACAGGAGCACTCAATTGACGGGTATCGATAACGCGAAACTGGAAGCGGCTCTTGAGGAACAGGGATTAACAACGCGAGATAACTACTCACTTCCCACGTCTGCACTTTCTTTTCCGGATGGCGGACACTTTCGTATCGAGATCGCTGGCGTCGAGCGCCTCTCGGCCCTGGAAACGATGCTGGCCGAGGCTGAGAAACTGAACGTCCCCGTTCATCGCATTATTGCGACGGTAGGTGGGGCGACTTATCTCACACAGAGCGAACTGAATGAATTTGCCGCGCTGGCCAAATATAAGAAGATCGAAGTCATCATGACGCTAGGTCCTCGGCGGGGGTGGGACACCGGTCGGCAAATTTCAACCCGTGAAGGAATTGTCTCCGGAATGCGTCTGCGTGGCGTCGACAGTATTCGTCATTGGCTTAAAGACTGTGATCGCTGCCTAGAAGCTGGTTTTCGCGGTTTTCTGGTACCCGATGAAGGTTTGTTATCCCTTGTCGGTGGTCTTCGAGAGAAGGGAGTGATTCCAGCGGAGACAATCTTTAAATTGTCGGTCTTCGCCGGACATGCCAACCCTGCGGGCGCTCAATTGGCTGAAAAATTGGGAGCGAACAGCTTCAATCCCCTAGCCGACCTGACATTACCGATGCTTTCGAGTATTCGTAGCTCCATTAGTATCCCCATGGATATCTACATGTGCCTGGTCAACGCCATGGGAGGATTCAATCGATTCTACGAAGCGGCTGAGATTGCTCGGTTATGTTCTCCTTGCTACTTCAAGATTGAACCGGGCCCCTCAGAAGAAGAGATATATGCTCCTTGGAATTCGCCAGAGTACCACGACACGCAGATGCGCGAACGCATGCGAAACGCGGCCGTGATCATGGAACTCATCGAGCGAGAAGGCGCCCCGGTTAAAGCTTCTCCGGCCGGAGGAGACGATCTGGTTATCCCCCGTTAGTGCGTTGTCCCGTTTTCAGCACCAAGAAGATTGAAACAAGAAGGAACGGAGCATGGCTCAGGATGCGACCCAAATCGCGGATATGACCGCAGGCGAGATGACGGATTGTTTTGCCAGCGGAGAATTGACGCCGACCGAAGCGGCTCAGGCATGTCTCGATCGGATCCACAAGCACAATAAACATGTCAACGCTTACAACATTCTTAACGAAGAAATCACGTTGGAGGCGGCCCGGCGTTCGAGCGAGCGTTGGCGATTGGGTACGCCGTTGGGCCCCATCGACGGCGTACCGGTCGCTGTCAAAGATATCTTCATGACCAAGGGGTGGCCCAATCGAAAAGGCTCGAAGCTTACCTCGGAGGAGCCAGTAAAGGTTGATGCCCCGGCGATTGCCGCGCTACGCCGCAATGGCTTCGTACCGCTTGGCCGAACAACCACTCCTGAATTTGGTTGGAAAGGGGTGACCGATAATCCTCTGGATGGTGTTACTTCGAACCCTTGGGACCCGACCAAGGTCTCAGGTGGATCGAGCGGTGGAAGTGCAGCGGCCGTTCCGCTAGGCATGGGGCCGCTTGCACTAGGGACCGATGCTGGCGGATCGATTCGCATTCCAGCTGGTTTTTGTGGAATCGTTGGCCACAAGCCAACCCATGGGCTTTGTCCCATGTGGCCCCCGAGTGCTTTCTATCCATTAGCGCATGTGGGGCCGATGACTTGGACCGTAGCGGATACGGCACTCTTGTTGGATGTGTTGGCAGAGCCTGATCCTCGGGACGTGACGCTATCCAACTGTTCCGTTTCCTTTCGCGACGTTTTGGAACATGTTGATCTGAGGGGGATTCGTATCGCACTCAGTCCTACGTTAGGCTACGTCGATGTCGACCCGGAAGTGCATGCTGCAGTCATGGCGACGGCGGGTGCATTCGAAGAGGCAGGGGCAGTCATCGAATCCGTTGATCCAGGATTTTCCGATCCGCTCGAGTCGTTCAATCGGCTCTTCTACGGGGGTGCGGCCAATGCGCTCCGCGATATTGGCTCAGATGATCGGGCTAAGATGGATCCAAATTTGATTAAGGTCGCTCAGTGGGCGAGCGAACTATCTTTGTTGGAATTTATGGACGCTGCCAACGAGCGGGCCGCTATTACCGAGAAAATGAGTCTCTTCCATCAGAAGTACGACTTGCTTCTCACGCCGACTTTGCCCATTCCTGCATTCGATGCCGGGCTGGAGGTTCCCAAAGATTGGCCGCACGACCGCTGGCCCACTTGGACTCCATTCACCTATCCATTTAATATGACTGGCCAACCAGCCATCTCGGTCCCGTGCGGCTTTACCGCGTCTGGCTTGCCGATTGGGTTGCATATTGTGGGTCCCCGACATGCCGATGCTTTAGTGCTTCAGGCTGCTCATTACTACCAACAGGTTCGTCCGCTTACGTCAATTCGTCCTGATATGTTAGCTTAGAGTTCTAGCATCTCGTCGAGTTCGTTCATTGCTTGTTTGACTTCTTCGATCAACCTTACATCAGCGAGGTCATCGACCGTGAGCCGCTCGCGATAGTGACGCCGCACCCATTTACACAGTTCGTGGTATCTCCTCTCCGTAATGAAAACGGCAGGTGGCACTGCCGCGAACTCTTCTTTGGTGAGAACGGCCCGCAATCGCAAACAGGCCGGTCCGCCACCGTTCTGCATACTTTCGCGTAGGTCGATGAACTGACACTCCACAATAGGGTTGTCTGCTCGAATCAGATTGGCGACAAGCTGGCGAGCGGCTGTGTTCTCGGAGCACTCAATCGGGCAAAGCAGCAACATCTGCTCGGTTCCTATCGAAAAGAGTTGACTGTTGAAGAAATAGCTTTGGACTGCATCCGCGAGTTTTAACTCCTGATCACTAAGGACTATTTGCTGCAGACCAAGTCCAAAGCAATCGGTGATCTCCGTCAATACACGATCCAGTTCGGCAAATGCGAACTCGTGAACCAGATGTAACGATTGATTCCCGACCGAGATCACATCGTTATGAAACACCCCCGCATCGATCGCGCTGGGATGTTGCCGCGCGAAAACACAACGCTTGGGATTCAGTTGATGCTCCATAGCGATAGACTTGCATGCGGCCAATGTTTGTCGAGCAGGAAATCGCTGTGATTTCTGTTCGTCGTTGTGATCTCGCCCGAAGACGAATAGCTCGACGCCTGAAGCTTCATAACTCCGGCATAGTCGCGTATGATTCGCCGCCCCTTCGTCGCTTGTCTCGGCCAAAACAGGCAGGGGGTCGTGAACTACAAAATGGTTCGTATCATGAAAGATCGCGCGAAGAGTCTTGGTTGTTTGCGGTGTTTCCAATGCGCGATGGGGCATGGTCTGCAAGTTTGCTGGCGTGATATGTACCCGGCCATCAGCGCAGTCGCTGCTGGGAGAAACGGTTGCCGCATTCGCTGTCCACATTGCTGAAGCACTATAAGCGACACTGAGAAGATCTGGTCGCTGGCGATGCACCTCAGCAATCATCTTGTCTGGTGACCCTGTGAACCCCTGGGCTTCCAAAAATGCCAAATTGGGGCGTGGGTGCGGCGGGAGGAATGCTTGCGGGATACCCAAGTCGGCTATGCGTTTCATTTTGGCTAGCCCTTGCAGTGCCGCTCTACGTGGAGAGGACACGGCATGGCGATGAACAACGGAGGCCAGGTTCCCTTGCGAAAGTCCACCGTAATGATGCGTAGGACCAATGAGCCCATCGAAGTTGACTTCATGCACTTTCACTGGCTCGTGCCTTCTTCGCTCACGGCCTCAACTTCTGCAATGGGAACATGGCAGAAGTTGACTGCGTGAGAGCCAGCCGGTCGATAATTGCCGCTTTGACCGATCCCGCCGAACGGCAATCGCCCACTAGCTCCGGTCGTTGCGAGATTCCAGTTAACTAGCCCGGCCTGAACTTGATCTCGGAATTCTTCGAAATCGGCTCGATCATCGCACAAAATACCGGCTGCCAGTCCGTACTGGGTGTCGTTCGCTTCCCGGATAGCAGCACCCAGGTCAGGTACTCGTATTACCTGCAGTAGTGGCCCAAACACTTCTTCATCGGATCGTGTTTTGCAATCAGTCACATCTATTATTCCAGGGCTGACAAACGCTGGTCCGATGGACAAACTTTGGGAGGGAAGCAGCGGAGTCGCTCCCTGTGATATTAATTGGGATTGAAACCTGAGCACGTTCTCGACGGCCCTGGCGTGAATCAACGATCCCATAAAGGGTTCCGGTTCGTCGCTTGGTCGTCCAACGGAAATTTCCTGAGTCTTTTCAACTAGCCGCTTCAAAAACAGCTTCGCATCGCCGGTCACAATGAGCCTCCGCGTGCAAGTGCATCGCTGCCCCGAGGTCATATAAGCCGATTTGATCACTTTATCGACATTGTCGTCGATGTTTGCTGGTTGGTGGACGACGAAGGGATTGTTGCCCCCTAACTCTAGGGCCAGCAGGACCTCAAGTCGCTGCACCATGGCCTCCCGCAGCTTGATGCCGGTGGCACGACTACCGGTGAAGAAAAGACCTCGCAACTGGGGCTCAGCCAAGATTGCCTGACTGGTGGACACACCCCCTTGAACGAGATTCAGGACACCAGGTGGCAAGCCAGCTTGCTCCCACAACTCGACCATCATTTGCGCGACATAGGGAGTTAGCTCACTAGGCTTAAAAATAACACTATTGCCAGCCAGCAGCGCGGGGACAATCTGGCCGTTGGCAATATGAGCGGGGAAATTAAAAGGACCGATCACAGCAACAACGCCCAGCGGCCGATAGACAACACGCCCAAGGAGCGTATTCGTGCTCACCTGCGTGTCATCACGGAGACCCTGGTAAGCTTCGATAGAAATTTGGCATTTGGATACGACGGCTTTGGCCTCGGTCTTAGCATCCCACAAAGGCTTGCCGACTTCGTCGGAAATTGCTTTGGCGAGCATTTCGGTGTGCTGATCAGCCAACTCAGCAAAGCGATGAATTACTTCAGCACGTTCTTCCCAGCAACGCGCTCGCCACCGAAGCTGAGCTTCGGCAGCCGCGTCAAACGCTTGGTGAACTTCATCAACCGTGGCAGCCCGTCCCTGCCAGAGCAACGCCTCGGTAACCGGGTTCGTGCTGTCGAACGATTCCCCGGAACCTTGCTGCCAGTTTCCATAGACAAAATGCATGATGAAGTGCCTCGTTGGTTTAACTCAACCTGACGCTTTAAGGGGGGCAAAGCGTACGGAATGACCGACGGCGAGTTGTAGTTCATTTGCTAGTTGGGATTCTAAAACGAGCCCGTGTGATGTCTCAATAATCTTTCCGCTACTAGCACGGAAGTACTGATGATCCTGAGCGGAAACAATCGCCAGGAGCGAGTCCTCACCTAACGCCGATTCAATGGACACAACAGGAAGAACGCGGCTCTGCTTAACCGTTCGGATATCCTTAAGTGGACTATGTAACACTGGACCGGCCTCGAAGATATCGACCAGGCTGTCGTACGCGAAACCCTCGCTTTCAAGCAACCGGCGTGCAGGGATTGTATTGGGATGCACATTGGCCACCGAAGCCTGGGCTTCCGGCGAAAGCAGGTCAACGTAAACGGGATGGCGTGGTATCAGCTCTTCAATAAAGTCTTTGTTGATCAGGCTGAGCATATCGGCATTGGGAAAGTCGATGCCAAAGAAGTGAACCCCGAAAGCTTCCCAGAAAGGACTGTGGCCAGCCTCGTCGACAACACCCCGCATTTCGGCAATCACTTTTTGCTCGAAAAGCTGAGGGTATTCGGCAAGAAAAAGAAAACGAGACAACGATAACACTCGACCATTCCCTCCACCGCGAAATTCCGGATGCAGGAACAAGCTGCCGATTTCTGTCGGGCCATCATGGTTTTTGATCAAGTGCAACACCTGATGCTCGTGCCTGCTGCCGAGCGTATGCGATTCCTGAATCTCCGTTTCCACGCGAAACGCGTAGAAGGGCTTAAATCCGCCAACCTTAGAAACAATGCCACAAGTTCCCACTACTTTCTTGGACGACATATCTTCCATAACAAAAAGATAGAGCTGCCCTTGAGGATCGGCGTCATTTAGGTCTTCAAACGCGCGAAGGCTTTGTCGTACGCGTTTCTCAAAGGTGGCTCGATCTTTGGGAAGCGTCGTGAGTCCATACTGAGTCAACTGAGCCAGTTCGTGCAGTTGATCTAAATCGCGTTCTTCTACAGGCCGAATGAGCATTGCGACTCCTTCGCTGGCGTCAGACATGAATATTAATTGAATGCTTTTGAGAGCAGGACACTTTCTAGGATGTCACAGACGTTCTCTATTTCATCGTTGGTCAACGAAAGAAATGGAGGCAAGAAACGTACACGGGCCGGACCAACTCCGGCCACAAAGGCGATCACCCCAGCCTCATACAGTGCATAGAGTACCTTTTTCGCAGACTCGGCTGAACCATCCAGTGGCGTAAATGCAATCATGCCGCCAATTCCCCATGGACCTGAGATTCGATCTGGAGCCTTCGCATGGATTGCCTCGAAACGAGCAACAAACCGACGGTGAATATCCGCAATCCGCCCCTCCGGACCATAATAGTTGCCTTCGATCAGCTTTTGTAGAATCCAACACGAGGCCACAATGGCAGTCGTGGAAGAGGTAAATGTCTGACTTAAGAGCCCAGGCTTGGGATTAAACTCTTTCCGGAAAAAGGTAGCGCAGACCTGAGACATCTTGCCTACGGAAACTACATCGGCAAAGGAATCGAGTTCGAGCATTTGAAACGCAAACGGAGCATAGGTCCGTCCGAACGTTTGTATCTCGTCGAAGAAGATTGGTACCTGGTGTTTCTTTAGCAGTTCGCATAGGGCAACGAAGTACTCACGCGGTGCACTGTAGTAGCCCCCTTCCCCCTGCACAAGTTCCATGATGAAACCACAGTGCGTGCCTGGGTAGCGATTCAGATATCTTTCTACGGTCTGCAATGTTTTTTGGGTGCTCTCTTCAGAACGCTCGGCATCGAAGAACGGAGCATAGTCCACCGGCACTGTTAGGGGCTGCCCCTGGCGATTCTTAGGACGGTCGGTTACCTGGCCGGTAAGGTGTGAGCGACCGGCAAACGCGTTCTCGAATGCCAGGATCCGGCTAGACTCGGTTCGATGTTGGAACAATATCTTGAACGCGTTCTCGTTAGCCATGGCGCCGCTGCTCGATAGAAAACAATGCTCGAGTGACGCACCATTTCGATTGGCAATCGCAACCCACTGTTTGCTCAGCAGCAGCGATTCTGTGTTCTGCTGCAAATTTCCTTGCATGACGGTATCTGAAAGTACAGCTGGAACTAGTTCCGACAATAGCTCGGAATTTGCGTGCCCCATCGCATGCACGCCGATCCCGGTGATCATGTCGTATTTGACGCTTCCGTCGGTAAGTTCCACCAGCGATCCCTGCCCTGCTCCGCTACCGAGATACGGAAAGAACAGAGTGTTACCACGCAGTCCCGCGAATGTTTCAAGACATTTTTGATAAGGCACGGCTAATTCAGGCTTGGGGCCACGAGCACTCAGCTTGGCTGAATGAT contains:
- a CDS encoding pyridoxal phosphate-dependent aminotransferase is translated as MSSEMSEKLISGLKIPTADDAFEWSPPLRALPVPGIRRMVNLAASMENVIHLSIGQPDFPCPKHIVDAYIHALQQGETGYTMDAGLPELLKELAGYYSARSGREITEDNILVTTGATEAMYLSISVTAAPGRQFLIPDPCFPLYAPLVRMHGGEVKPIPTRAEHGHQLDPQDVINAIGPRTFAIILNSPNNPTGAVYPQETIETIVQEAAYQGVKVISDEVYDHLILDDLDYASVLGHASDLDHVMIASSFSKSFSMAGLRIGWVISSQGTIKMLRRYHMFTTTVANTPSQWAGVAALRGGNECIEHMVKEYRRRRDRIVQLVSETPHLTGYWPQGGFFIFPSLPSHINASNVALKMLEEIGVCVVPGEAFGESCNNSLRISYSTSIEKIEEAFSRMIPWLAKQDL
- a CDS encoding amidase, which encodes MAQDATQIADMTAGEMTDCFASGELTPTEAAQACLDRIHKHNKHVNAYNILNEEITLEAARRSSERWRLGTPLGPIDGVPVAVKDIFMTKGWPNRKGSKLTSEEPVKVDAPAIAALRRNGFVPLGRTTTPEFGWKGVTDNPLDGVTSNPWDPTKVSGGSSGGSAAAVPLGMGPLALGTDAGGSIRIPAGFCGIVGHKPTHGLCPMWPPSAFYPLAHVGPMTWTVADTALLLDVLAEPDPRDVTLSNCSVSFRDVLEHVDLRGIRIALSPTLGYVDVDPEVHAAVMATAGAFEEAGAVIESVDPGFSDPLESFNRLFYGGAANALRDIGSDDRAKMDPNLIKVAQWASELSLLEFMDAANERAAITEKMSLFHQKYDLLLTPTLPIPAFDAGLEVPKDWPHDRWPTWTPFTYPFNMTGQPAISVPCGFTASGLPIGLHIVGPRHADALVLQAAHYYQQVRPLTSIRPDMLA
- the astB gene encoding N-succinylarginine dihydrolase; the encoded protein is MKVHEVNFDGLIGPTHHYGGLSQGNLASVVHRHAVSSPRRAALQGLAKMKRIADLGIPQAFLPPHPRPNLAFLEAQGFTGSPDKMIAEVHRQRPDLLSVAYSASAMWTANAATVSPSSDCADGRVHITPANLQTMPHRALETPQTTKTLRAIFHDTNHFVVHDPLPVLAETSDEGAANHTRLCRSYEASGVELFVFGRDHNDEQKSQRFPARQTLAACKSIAMEHQLNPKRCVFARQHPSAIDAGVFHNDVISVGNQSLHLVHEFAFAELDRVLTEITDCFGLGLQQIVLSDQELKLADAVQSYFFNSQLFSIGTEQMLLLCPIECSENTAARQLVANLIRADNPIVECQFIDLRESMQNGGGPACLRLRAVLTKEEFAAVPPAVFITERRYHELCKWVRRHYRERLTVDDLADVRLIEEVKQAMNELDEMLEL
- a CDS encoding succinylglutamate-semialdehyde dehydrogenase; this translates as MHFVYGNWQQGSGESFDSTNPVTEALLWQGRAATVDEVHQAFDAAAEAQLRWRARCWEERAEVIHRFAELADQHTEMLAKAISDEVGKPLWDAKTEAKAVVSKCQISIEAYQGLRDDTQVSTNTLLGRVVYRPLGVVAVIGPFNFPAHIANGQIVPALLAGNSVIFKPSELTPYVAQMMVELWEQAGLPPGVLNLVQGGVSTSQAILAEPQLRGLFFTGSRATGIKLREAMVQRLEVLLALELGGNNPFVVHQPANIDDNVDKVIKSAYMTSGQRCTCTRRLIVTGDAKLFLKRLVEKTQEISVGRPSDEPEPFMGSLIHARAVENVLRFQSQLISQGATPLLPSQSLSIGPAFVSPGIIDVTDCKTRSDEEVFGPLLQVIRVPDLGAAIREANDTQYGLAAGILCDDRADFEEFRDQVQAGLVNWNLATTGASGRLPFGGIGQSGNYRPAGSHAVNFCHVPIAEVEAVSEEGTSQ
- a CDS encoding arginine N-succinyltransferase, which translates into the protein MLIRPVEERDLDQLHELAQLTQYGLTTLPKDRATFEKRVRQSLRAFEDLNDADPQGQLYLFVMEDMSSKKVVGTCGIVSKVGGFKPFYAFRVETEIQESHTLGSRHEHQVLHLIKNHDGPTEIGSLFLHPEFRGGGNGRVLSLSRFLFLAEYPQLFEQKVIAEMRGVVDEAGHSPFWEAFGVHFFGIDFPNADMLSLINKDFIEELIPRHPVYVDLLSPEAQASVANVHPNTIPARRLLESEGFAYDSLVDIFEAGPVLHSPLKDIRTVKQSRVLPVVSIESALGEDSLLAIVSAQDHQYFRASSGKIIETSHGLVLESQLANELQLAVGHSVRFAPLKASG
- a CDS encoding aminotransferase class III-fold pyridoxal phosphate-dependent enzyme, producing the protein MDSESLIAQQLLSDPRVAQATKLLTDALADHSAKLSARGPKPELAVPYQKCLETFAGLRGNTLFFPYLGSGAGQGSLVELTDGSVKYDMITGIGVHAMGHANSELLSELVPAVLSDTVMQGNLQQNTESLLLSKQWVAIANRNGASLEHCFLSSSGAMANENAFKILFQHRTESSRILAFENAFAGRSHLTGQVTDRPKNRQGQPLTVPVDYAPFFDAERSEESTQKTLQTVERYLNRYPGTHCGFIMELVQGEGGYYSAPREYFVALCELLKKHQVPIFFDEIQTFGRTYAPFAFQMLELDSFADVVSVGKMSQVCATFFRKEFNPKPGLLSQTFTSSTTAIVASCWILQKLIEGNYYGPEGRIADIHRRFVARFEAIHAKAPDRISGPWGIGGMIAFTPLDGSAESAKKVLYALYEAGVIAFVAGVGPARVRFLPPFLSLTNDEIENVCDILESVLLSKAFN